One genomic segment of Mycolicibacterium psychrotolerans includes these proteins:
- a CDS encoding molybdopterin-dependent oxidoreductase, which yields MSSPDIVKPTPPDLLEDTGSGLDYGTNPARMLSDITPIDRFFIRSHVPTPAIDDRTWTLRIEGDGVGQTVTYRYDDLLTRLPLVSVIRTIECAGNRRVLFGEELGRSFSGTQWGRSAISTAEWTGVRLRDLLEPAQLTAQAREVMPESLDAIRARRPLPLVKALADDTIVAIAMNGEILPADHGFPARLVVSGWLGAASIKWLGRIEVSTTPLHVPWNTEDYVLIGPGYAAHGPALGPAITEPALSSLVELPWPAHLHAGPQLIRGRAYAGEGRVSTVECRIGDGPWEPAMLTSPGSAGVWARWQFRWDADPGEHVLRVRASDDRGQAQPDSTPPNELGYNHESVLAHPVMVRGAR from the coding sequence ATGTCATCGCCCGACATCGTCAAGCCGACACCGCCGGATCTGCTGGAAGACACCGGCTCCGGTCTCGATTACGGCACCAATCCGGCGCGGATGCTGTCGGACATCACGCCGATCGACCGGTTCTTCATCCGCAGCCACGTGCCCACCCCGGCGATCGATGACCGGACGTGGACGCTGCGGATCGAAGGCGACGGTGTCGGTCAGACCGTCACCTACCGCTATGACGACCTGCTCACCCGGTTGCCGTTGGTGTCGGTGATCCGCACCATCGAATGCGCGGGAAATCGGCGTGTGCTCTTCGGCGAGGAACTCGGTCGGTCGTTCAGCGGCACCCAGTGGGGCCGCTCGGCCATCAGTACGGCCGAATGGACCGGCGTGCGGCTGCGGGACCTGCTGGAGCCGGCGCAACTCACCGCGCAGGCGCGCGAGGTGATGCCGGAGTCCCTCGACGCGATCCGGGCCCGTCGACCCTTGCCCCTGGTCAAGGCGCTGGCCGACGACACGATCGTGGCCATCGCGATGAACGGTGAGATCCTGCCGGCCGACCACGGCTTTCCCGCTCGCCTGGTGGTGTCGGGCTGGCTGGGTGCGGCCAGCATCAAGTGGCTCGGCCGCATCGAGGTGTCGACAACGCCTCTGCACGTCCCGTGGAACACCGAGGACTACGTCTTGATCGGACCCGGCTATGCCGCCCACGGGCCGGCGCTCGGCCCGGCGATCACCGAACCGGCGCTGTCCAGCCTGGTCGAGCTCCCGTGGCCGGCACACCTGCATGCAGGCCCGCAGCTGATCCGCGGCCGCGCCTACGCGGGCGAAGGTCGGGTCAGCACGGTCGAATGCCGCATCGGCGACGGCCCATGGGAGCCGGCCATGCTCACCTCGCCCGGGTCTGCGGGCGTCTGGGCAAGGTGGCAGTTCCGCTGGGACGCTGACCCCGGTGAGCATGTGCTCCGTGTCCGTGCCAGCGACGACCGCGGCCAAGCCCAGCCGGATTCGACACCGCCGAACGAGCTGGGCTACAACCACGAATCGGTGCTGGCCCACCCGGTGATGGTCAGAGGCGCTCGGTGA
- a CDS encoding nitroreductase family deazaflavin-dependent oxidoreductase, which yields MTEIDKKKLYSDTTALDDFNRAIVDEFRANGGVVGGPFEGATLLLLHTVGAKSGQPRLSPLAYLTVDDKMLIVGSYAGAPKHPAWVHNLRADSRARIEVGTETYEVLARELPEDEREATYPKIVELAPVFAEYQANTTRAIPLFELVRAR from the coding sequence ATGACCGAGATCGACAAGAAGAAGCTCTACTCCGACACCACGGCCCTCGACGACTTCAACCGCGCCATCGTCGACGAGTTCCGCGCCAACGGAGGAGTGGTGGGCGGCCCCTTCGAAGGAGCGACGCTGCTGTTGCTGCACACCGTGGGCGCCAAGTCGGGGCAGCCGCGGCTGTCGCCGCTTGCGTATCTGACGGTCGACGACAAGATGCTCATCGTCGGCTCCTACGCGGGGGCGCCGAAACACCCTGCGTGGGTGCACAACCTGCGTGCCGACTCGCGGGCCCGGATCGAGGTCGGTACCGAGACCTACGAGGTGCTCGCCCGGGAACTTCCCGAGGACGAGCGCGAGGCCACTTACCCCAAGATCGTCGAACTCGCCCCGGTGTTCGCCGAATACCAGGCCAACACGACGCGGGCCATCCCGCTGTTCGAGCTCGTCCGGGCCCGCTGA
- the aspS gene encoding aspartate--tRNA ligase, producing the protein MLRTRTAGSLRAADAGQTVTLAGWVARRRDHGGVIFIDLRDASGVSQVVFREGLEEGQVLGQAHRLRSEFCVAVTGVVEVRPEGNANAEIATGDVEVNATALSVLGESAPLPFQLDETAGEEARLKYRYLDLRREGPGNAIRLRSKVNAAARGVLAAHDFVEVETPTLTRSTPEGARDFLVPARLQPGTFYALPQSPQLFKQLLMVAGMERYYQIARCYRDEDFRADRQPEFTQLDMEMSFVDADDVIAVSEEVLRALWALIGYDLPTPLPRISYTEAMRRFGTDKPDLRFGVELVECTDYFADTPFRVFQAPYVGAVVMPGGASQPRRTLDGWQEFAKQRGHKGLAYVLVGEDGELAGPVAKNLSDAERDGLAAHVGAKPGDCVFFAAGTPKGARALLGATRIEIAKRLDMIDPTAWAFTWVVDWPLFEPADEATASGDVAVGSGAWTAVHHAFTAPKPESVATFDTDPGSALADAYDIVCNGNEIGGGSIRIHRRDVQERVFAMMGIDHDEATDKFGFLLDAFTFGAPPHGGIAFGWDRITALLAGVDSIREVIAFPKSGGGVDPLTDAPAPITAQQRKESGIDAKPEKLEKA; encoded by the coding sequence GTGCTGCGCACCCGTACCGCCGGATCGTTGCGTGCCGCCGACGCCGGCCAGACGGTGACGCTGGCCGGTTGGGTGGCCCGTCGCCGTGACCACGGCGGCGTCATCTTCATCGACCTGCGTGACGCCTCGGGTGTGAGCCAGGTGGTGTTCCGGGAGGGTTTGGAAGAGGGCCAGGTGCTCGGCCAGGCGCATCGGCTGCGGTCGGAGTTCTGTGTCGCCGTCACGGGTGTGGTCGAGGTCCGGCCCGAGGGCAACGCCAACGCCGAGATCGCCACCGGTGACGTGGAGGTCAACGCGACGGCGCTGTCGGTGCTGGGGGAGAGTGCGCCGCTGCCGTTCCAGCTCGACGAGACCGCCGGCGAGGAAGCACGGCTGAAGTACCGCTATCTCGATCTGCGCCGTGAAGGTCCCGGGAACGCAATTCGGTTGCGGTCCAAGGTCAATGCCGCCGCGCGCGGCGTGCTCGCCGCCCACGACTTCGTCGAGGTCGAGACTCCGACCCTGACCCGCTCGACCCCCGAGGGTGCGCGCGACTTCCTGGTGCCCGCACGCCTGCAGCCCGGCACGTTCTACGCGCTGCCGCAGAGCCCGCAGCTGTTCAAGCAGCTGCTCATGGTCGCGGGCATGGAGCGCTACTACCAGATCGCCCGGTGCTACCGCGACGAGGATTTCCGCGCCGACCGCCAGCCCGAATTCACCCAGCTCGACATGGAGATGAGCTTCGTCGACGCCGACGACGTCATCGCGGTGTCCGAGGAGGTGCTTCGGGCGCTGTGGGCGCTCATCGGCTACGACCTGCCGACCCCGTTGCCGCGGATCAGTTACACCGAGGCGATGCGGCGGTTCGGTACCGACAAACCCGACCTGCGGTTCGGGGTGGAGCTCGTGGAGTGCACCGACTACTTCGCCGACACCCCGTTCCGGGTGTTCCAGGCGCCGTACGTCGGCGCGGTCGTGATGCCGGGCGGGGCGTCGCAGCCCCGGCGCACGCTCGACGGGTGGCAGGAGTTCGCCAAACAGCGCGGCCACAAGGGGCTGGCGTATGTGCTCGTCGGCGAGGACGGTGAGCTGGCAGGCCCGGTGGCCAAGAACCTCTCCGATGCCGAGCGCGACGGATTGGCCGCCCACGTCGGGGCGAAGCCCGGCGACTGCGTGTTCTTCGCCGCGGGCACTCCCAAGGGCGCCCGCGCGCTGCTGGGAGCCACGCGCATCGAGATCGCCAAGCGGCTCGACATGATCGACCCGACCGCGTGGGCGTTCACCTGGGTGGTGGACTGGCCGCTGTTCGAACCGGCCGACGAGGCCACCGCGTCCGGCGATGTCGCCGTCGGATCCGGAGCGTGGACCGCGGTGCACCATGCGTTCACCGCACCCAAACCCGAGTCGGTGGCGACGTTCGACACCGATCCGGGTTCGGCGCTGGCCGACGCCTACGACATCGTCTGCAACGGCAACGAGATCGGCGGCGGCTCCATCCGTATCCATCGCCGCGACGTCCAGGAGCGGGTGTTCGCGATGATGGGCATCGACCACGACGAGGCAACGGACAAGTTCGGATTCCTGTTGGACGCGTTCACGTTCGGCGCGCCGCCGCACGGCGGCATCGCGTTCGGCTGGGACCGGATCACCGCGTTGCTCGCGGGCGTGGACTCTATCCGCGAGGTCATCGCGTTCCCGAAGTCCGGCGGTGGTGTCGACCCGTTGACCGATGCGCCGGCGCCGATCACCGCGCAGCAGCGCAAGGAATCCGGAATAGACGCCAAGCCCGAGAAGCTGGAGAAGGCATGA
- a CDS encoding cupin domain-containing protein, whose amino-acid sequence MTVAQEVTPPFIPAGAHAMTVVVDYPPGSPGAPPHRHPSGPAFGLVLEGEMLFELEGQPPRVVRQGEAFWEPGGDVIHYSDANNRDDQRCRFTVTMLCVPGEPMLVLVDDDELQARGHLRVPGA is encoded by the coding sequence ATGACGGTGGCCCAGGAGGTGACGCCACCGTTCATCCCTGCCGGCGCGCACGCGATGACCGTCGTCGTCGACTATCCGCCCGGCAGCCCCGGCGCCCCGCCGCACCGGCATCCGAGCGGTCCGGCGTTCGGGCTGGTACTGGAGGGCGAGATGCTGTTCGAACTGGAAGGGCAACCGCCCCGGGTGGTCCGGCAGGGCGAGGCGTTCTGGGAGCCCGGCGGCGACGTGATCCACTACTCGGACGCCAACAATCGGGACGACCAGCGCTGCCGCTTCACCGTCACCATGCTCTGCGTCCCCGGGGAGCCGATGCTGGTGCTCGTCGATGACGACGAACTCCAGGCCCGCGGGCACCTGCGGGTGCCGGGCGCGTAG
- a CDS encoding sigma-70 family RNA polymerase sigma factor, translating to MTVTYLPRAGSPDRDGRATFATEVEPLLDVLARGARRLTRSDADAEDLLQDTLMRAYLGFHTFSEGTNLKAWLFRILYNRWVSGHRAKQSRVAEVPTDDITEHDLAAGASRLPGGVRSAEDELLDSLGDGDIRAAMAALPEGFAEVMFYADVEGYTYAETAAILDIPIGTVMSRVSRARRRLRLALAHRNHGAVAPVAAAVIA from the coding sequence ATGACCGTCACCTATCTGCCCAGAGCGGGTTCGCCGGACCGCGACGGCCGTGCGACGTTCGCCACGGAGGTGGAACCGTTGCTCGACGTGCTCGCCCGCGGCGCGCGGCGGCTGACCCGCAGCGACGCCGACGCCGAGGATCTGCTGCAGGACACCCTGATGCGGGCCTACCTCGGCTTCCACACGTTCTCCGAGGGCACCAACCTCAAGGCGTGGCTGTTCCGCATCCTCTACAACCGGTGGGTCAGCGGGCACCGGGCCAAGCAGTCCCGGGTGGCCGAGGTCCCCACCGACGACATCACCGAACATGACCTGGCGGCGGGCGCCTCCCGGTTGCCCGGCGGGGTGCGCTCGGCGGAGGACGAACTGCTCGACTCCCTCGGCGACGGTGACATCAGAGCTGCGATGGCGGCGCTGCCCGAGGGCTTCGCCGAGGTGATGTTCTATGCCGATGTCGAGGGCTACACCTACGCCGAGACAGCGGCGATCCTCGACATCCCGATCGGCACCGTGATGTCCCGGGTGTCCCGCGCCCGTCGTCGTCTGCGCCTGGCGCTGGCACACCGCAACCACGGCGCCGTCGCGCCCGTCGCGGCCGCGGTGATCGCGTGA
- a CDS encoding helix-turn-helix transcriptional regulator, with the protein MSSPEPSLRGRTAECALLDELIAGLEPGACQVLVLRGEAGVGKTALLDYVAARTEKFRRIGVSGVESDMELAYAGLQQLCAPLLEHLDALPAPQREALDVAFGRGAGDTPDRFLVGLAILSLLAAAAEDQPLVAVVDDAQWLDQVSLQTLAFVARRLLAEPVALLFAVRDHPELLTGLPELTVNGLSDDDARALLDSVMLARLDPRVRDRVIAETRGLPLAILEVPRSVSAAELSGGFWIAGKRSSPAAVEQTYVRRIRSLPDSTQRLLLLAAAEPVGDAALFLRAAGLLGIPISELAPAEADGLIEFGPRMRFHHPLIRSAAYRAGDLFDRREVHRVLADATDPQTDPDRRAWHGAQAAAGPDDEIAAELERSAARAQSRGGVAAAATFLERATTLTADPALRGPRALAAAQAKSDAADAAAAHELLAIAELGQLSALQQALVARLRAQMEFVRSRSGDSGAPAVADTAPPLLDAARTLQRLDVHSSRESYLEAIAALMYAGRAADPAALTGAADAALAAVSQMTDRLRPVDLLLQGMAERITGGPGAGTDALGRALAAMRAQADSDEVAVGRWLRVPGFPILQESAAHERWDQDAVRHLATAAVRHARSSGALAGLPRALAYRAGVHLMAGEFAAAEQLLREAASIAAATAAKSPVRYHDVMLAVHRGDDAVAAKLIDGLGTDAGPRGEGRLQGLLGYAAAVLHNGHGRYEQAFAAAHDCCSYEDLGFHGWCAYELVEAATRTGAAAVARDAVARLEVSAGAVESDWGLGILAAARAMIADGEAADALFGEAVERLGRTDIVVHRARARLQYGEWLRRANRRTDARRELTAAHDLFTGMGARGFAERTRRELVATGEKVRAAAARSGGDLTAQEAQIAGLAAEGMTNSEIGASLFISAHTVEWHLRKVFAKLGISSRRQLRTTAFAP; encoded by the coding sequence ATGTCGAGTCCGGAGCCGTCCCTGCGCGGACGGACGGCCGAGTGCGCGCTCCTCGATGAGCTGATCGCCGGCCTCGAACCCGGTGCGTGCCAGGTGCTGGTGTTGCGGGGCGAGGCGGGGGTGGGCAAGACCGCGCTGCTCGACTACGTGGCCGCCCGCACCGAGAAGTTCCGCAGGATAGGGGTTTCCGGCGTCGAGTCTGACATGGAACTCGCCTACGCCGGGTTGCAGCAGCTCTGCGCGCCGCTGCTCGAGCACCTCGACGCGTTGCCCGCTCCGCAGCGGGAGGCGCTCGACGTGGCGTTCGGCCGCGGCGCGGGCGACACCCCCGACCGGTTCCTGGTCGGGCTGGCCATCCTGAGCCTGCTGGCCGCCGCCGCGGAGGACCAGCCGCTGGTGGCGGTCGTCGACGACGCGCAGTGGCTCGATCAGGTATCGCTGCAGACGCTGGCCTTCGTGGCGCGCCGTCTGCTCGCCGAGCCGGTGGCGCTGCTCTTCGCCGTGCGCGACCATCCGGAACTGCTCACCGGCCTTCCCGAGCTGACGGTCAACGGTCTGTCCGACGACGACGCTCGGGCACTGCTGGATTCGGTCATGCTCGCCCGCCTCGACCCGCGGGTGCGCGACCGCGTGATCGCCGAGACCCGCGGGCTGCCACTGGCCATCCTGGAGGTGCCGCGCAGCGTGTCGGCCGCGGAGCTCTCCGGCGGTTTCTGGATCGCCGGCAAGCGCTCCTCGCCGGCGGCCGTCGAGCAGACCTACGTGCGCCGTATCCGCTCGCTGCCCGACTCGACACAGCGACTGCTGCTGCTCGCCGCGGCCGAGCCGGTCGGCGATGCGGCGTTGTTCCTGCGTGCGGCGGGTCTACTGGGCATCCCGATCTCCGAGCTGGCGCCCGCAGAGGCCGACGGGCTGATCGAGTTCGGCCCGCGCATGCGCTTCCATCACCCGCTGATCCGCTCGGCGGCCTATCGCGCCGGTGACCTCTTCGACCGCCGCGAGGTGCACCGGGTGCTGGCCGACGCGACGGACCCGCAGACCGACCCCGACCGCCGGGCCTGGCATGGCGCCCAGGCGGCGGCGGGACCCGACGACGAGATCGCCGCCGAGTTGGAACGCTCCGCGGCGCGGGCGCAGAGCCGCGGCGGCGTCGCGGCCGCGGCGACGTTCCTCGAACGGGCCACCACGCTGACCGCGGACCCGGCGCTGCGGGGCCCCCGGGCACTGGCAGCCGCCCAGGCCAAAAGCGATGCCGCCGACGCCGCGGCCGCCCACGAGTTGCTCGCCATCGCCGAACTCGGCCAGCTGTCTGCGCTGCAACAGGCGCTGGTGGCTCGGCTACGCGCGCAGATGGAGTTCGTCCGCAGTCGCTCCGGCGACAGCGGGGCGCCCGCTGTCGCCGACACCGCGCCGCCGTTGCTCGACGCGGCCCGCACGCTGCAGCGGCTCGACGTCCACTCGTCGAGAGAGAGTTACCTCGAGGCCATCGCGGCGCTGATGTACGCCGGGCGCGCCGCGGATCCCGCAGCTCTCACCGGTGCCGCCGACGCCGCGCTGGCGGCGGTGTCGCAGATGACCGACCGGCTCCGGCCGGTCGACCTCCTGCTGCAGGGGATGGCCGAGCGGATCACCGGTGGTCCGGGCGCGGGTACCGACGCACTGGGTCGCGCGCTGGCGGCGATGCGGGCACAAGCCGACTCCGATGAGGTGGCGGTCGGCCGGTGGCTGAGGGTGCCGGGTTTTCCGATCCTGCAGGAGTCCGCGGCTCATGAACGGTGGGACCAGGACGCGGTGCGGCACCTCGCGACCGCCGCGGTGCGGCACGCCCGTAGCAGCGGAGCGCTGGCCGGGCTGCCGCGCGCGCTGGCTTACCGCGCCGGCGTGCACCTGATGGCCGGCGAGTTCGCCGCGGCCGAGCAGTTGCTGCGCGAGGCCGCCTCCATCGCCGCGGCGACGGCGGCCAAGTCGCCGGTGCGCTACCACGACGTGATGCTGGCCGTCCACCGCGGCGACGACGCCGTCGCCGCGAAGCTCATCGACGGACTCGGCACCGACGCGGGGCCACGGGGGGAGGGACGTCTGCAGGGCCTGCTCGGCTATGCCGCCGCCGTGCTGCACAACGGCCACGGCCGTTACGAGCAGGCGTTCGCCGCGGCCCACGACTGTTGTTCGTATGAAGATCTGGGTTTCCACGGGTGGTGCGCCTACGAGTTGGTCGAGGCCGCGACGCGCACGGGTGCGGCCGCGGTCGCGCGCGACGCGGTGGCGCGGCTGGAGGTCAGCGCCGGCGCCGTCGAAAGTGATTGGGGCCTGGGCATTCTCGCGGCCGCCCGCGCGATGATCGCCGACGGCGAGGCCGCCGATGCATTGTTCGGCGAGGCCGTCGAACGGCTGGGCAGAACGGACATCGTGGTGCACCGGGCGCGGGCGCGGCTGCAGTACGGCGAGTGGTTGCGCCGGGCCAACCGGCGCACCGACGCGCGGCGGGAGCTGACCGCCGCGCACGACCTGTTCACCGGGATGGGTGCGCGCGGTTTCGCGGAGCGCACCCGTCGTGAACTGGTGGCCACCGGTGAGAAGGTGCGCGCCGCGGCGGCCCGGTCGGGAGGTGACCTGACAGCCCAGGAGGCCCAGATCGCCGGGCTGGCCGCCGAGGGCATGACCAACTCCGAGATCGGCGCCTCGCTGTTCATCAGTGCGCACACCGTGGAATGGCACCTGCGCAAGGTCTTCGCCAAGCTGGGCATCTCGTCGCGCAGGCAGCTACGCACCACGGCTTTCGCCCCGTAG
- a CDS encoding SDR family oxidoreductase — MKIVVIGGTGLIGTTVVRVLTERGHDTVAAAPSTGVDTYTGEGVAQAVSVADVVVDVSNSPTLDDAALEFFRAATTNLLRAEADAGVGHHVALSVVGTSELASQSGYFAAKLAQEKLIAAGPVPYTIVHATQFFEFVDTLADSATVDGSVRMPPAYFQPMAAADVAEGVARAALDAPVDGIVEIGGPHAVLLPDLIRTALTARGDKRPVIADPDAKYWGVDLGERTLVPGPAARLSTTRFEDWLLRSAATR, encoded by the coding sequence ATGAAGATCGTCGTGATCGGCGGCACCGGCCTGATCGGCACCACCGTGGTCCGCGTGCTGACCGAACGCGGACATGACACCGTCGCCGCGGCGCCGTCGACCGGCGTCGACACCTACACCGGGGAAGGCGTCGCGCAGGCCGTCTCGGTCGCCGACGTGGTGGTCGACGTGTCCAATTCGCCGACCCTCGACGATGCCGCCCTGGAGTTCTTCCGCGCCGCGACGACGAACCTGCTGCGCGCCGAGGCCGACGCGGGCGTCGGTCACCACGTCGCGCTGTCGGTGGTCGGTACATCCGAATTGGCCTCGCAGAGCGGTTATTTCGCGGCGAAGCTGGCCCAGGAGAAGCTCATCGCAGCGGGGCCGGTGCCCTACACGATCGTGCATGCCACGCAGTTCTTCGAGTTCGTCGACACCCTCGCCGACTCGGCGACCGTGGACGGCAGCGTGCGGATGCCGCCCGCGTACTTCCAGCCGATGGCCGCCGCCGATGTCGCCGAGGGCGTCGCGCGCGCCGCACTCGACGCGCCGGTCGACGGGATCGTCGAGATCGGCGGCCCGCACGCGGTGCTGCTGCCGGACCTGATCCGCACCGCGCTGACCGCGCGCGGCGACAAGCGTCCGGTGATCGCCGACCCCGACGCCAAGTACTGGGGGGTTGACCTCGGTGAGCGGACCCTGGTGCCGGGTCCCGCAGCGAGGCTGTCCACCACGCGGTTCGAGGACTGGCTGCTCCGCTCGGCCGCCACTCGGTGA
- a CDS encoding SRPBCC family protein: MVMHECERVGLDFVDSAPYRFVSTVDLAITPEQLFEVLADETSWPRWASVITKVTWTSPLPRGVGTTRTVEMRGGITGAEEFLAWEPFERMAFRFNTSTTGSIAAFAEDYRVTPTPGGCHLTWIMAMKPAGLAGRLGLFAGRPVMSRLFQRFLHNLRRYTDQRFAAR; encoded by the coding sequence ATGGTCATGCACGAGTGTGAGCGCGTCGGTCTGGACTTCGTCGATTCCGCGCCGTACCGCTTCGTCAGCACGGTGGACCTTGCGATCACCCCCGAGCAACTGTTCGAGGTGCTGGCCGACGAGACCTCATGGCCGCGCTGGGCCAGCGTCATCACCAAGGTCACGTGGACCAGCCCGTTGCCCCGGGGCGTCGGCACCACCCGCACCGTCGAGATGCGCGGCGGCATCACCGGCGCTGAGGAGTTCCTGGCGTGGGAACCTTTCGAGCGCATGGCCTTTCGGTTCAACACCTCCACTACAGGCAGCATCGCAGCGTTCGCGGAGGACTACCGCGTCACGCCCACCCCCGGTGGCTGCCACCTGACGTGGATCATGGCGATGAAGCCCGCCGGCCTCGCCGGCCGGCTGGGGCTGTTCGCCGGCCGGCCGGTGATGAGCAGGCTCTTCCAGCGGTTCCTGCACAACCTGCGCCGCTACACCGACCAGAGGTTCGCGGCGCGATAG